CTGTCTCATACTTTCTAAAGAGTTCAAGAATGATCGAAAGTAAGCATTCACCATACCTTCGCTCATTTCCTTTGTACTCACTGACTTCATACCTGAAAGATCATAGTTTGCCCAAGCCTCTACAAATTTTCTAGCCGCCTTCTGAGGAGTCTTTTGTCCAGAGAAAAACCATGTAGTTAAAACAATTACCAAAACAACTATGACAGCAATGACAATGTAAAGTAAGCCTAAATTTCTTTTCCTGCTACTCCGACTTTTCAACTTCTGCACCTCCTAGTTTAACTTCCCACCAACCAAGGTCGTTTCCAAGTCTTATCAAAGCTTCCCAGTAATCTTTACCTCCTCGTATTCCTTGTTTTTCTATGTTTCTAAGTTCCTCCACTAACTTTGAAAAGCTAGTCTCCGAGCTTATTCTCTCTTTTACACGCTGAATATCTAATTCAGGGACAACGAAGTCATATTCTTTTATACGTGCCGTAGGTACCATTTTCATCTTGCTGGAGTCAACAATTTCAACCAGCCCTCTCTTTTCTAAGTCCTTGACCAACGCCTTGAAATTGGGATAACCCCAATCATGTTCAGTAAAGTCAGGCATAACCATGGTAAGCAGTTCCTTTAGAATGGACGGAGAAAGTTCATAGTTCATAAAATCAACAAACTTGATGATGCCACCAATGGTCTTGAAGAATTTCTCAAAGTCCTTTCCAGCCCTGTTCTTGCTTAAACTCTTTAATCCACCCGCAAGTTCGTTGAGTGACACAAAAGCGTCGGCCGTATTCTTTAACGCTTCCGACGTTATTTGTTCGTCTCCTATGACTACTACTTCTTTACCCAGCCCCTGAAGAGCCTTAATAACCGGTATGAAATCACGATCAGCGGACACAAACACAAAGGCATCAATACTGTCCCGCTCATACCCTAACTTTAGAGCATCCACTGTTATCTGCATGTCTGCCATGTTCTTTACAACGCTACCACTTCTGTGAGCGTATACAAATACCACTTCATACCCCATATCCACAGCAAAAGGTATGAGTGATGCAAAAACACCCCAACCTGTATAAACTCTTGCCACATCGATCTTACCCATACTAACAAAAGTATCTAAGATCTTTTGTAGAAGCTCTTGGGGGGTCTTATCATATTTCTCCAAACTTTTAGCCAGATTCTCTAGATCCAGGAAAATTGCGAAATGTTTGCAAGGTTGCACTTTTTACCTCCTTAACTTTGTATGACAACTAAGCAGCAATTACTTTATTAATAATAACATCAGCCAATGCCCACAGGGTTATAATAGCTCACGTATGAGTAGATTAATGCCCTGGATAAAGCGGATAATTGCCATAGTTTTAATTGTACTTCTTTGGCAAGCGCCATCTTTTAGTATGTCAGGATCCATCACCGGAGATGAGCAACAAGAAGCTTTCTACAGGGGCTCTGTGGAAGCGGTTGAACAAGTACTTCCACAGGAATCCAGTACAATACAACTTGTTTCGGTAAAAATCTCCGAGGGACCTTTAAAGGGGCAGGTTATATATGCGCAGAACATTTACGAAAGCTCCATGTACGGATCATTCTTAGTCTCGCCAGGAGATAAGGTCTTTGTTTACGTAATCATGGACAACGGAAAGGTAACTGATGCATACATTCAAGACCTAGACAGACTTTCTGGAACCATCTCAACCGTATTGATCTTTTCCTTGATAGTGCTCTTAATTGCTCATCTTAAAGGCCTGGATGCTTTGCTAGGGTTGTTTTTAACTGGATTGTTTATGTGGAAAATGTCTATTCCAATGATTGCTCACGGCGAAAACCCATTAGCAGTTGGAATCCTAACAGTCATTGTAGGCACAGTGGCTACTATAACCTTGGTTATGGACAGCTTGGATAAAATCATGCTCTCCAGTGCTGGTACAGTTTTAGGCGTAGTAAGTGCTTATGTGTTTGGGCTTGTGGCAGCAAAGATGACTTCCATTCACGGTATTACATCCGAGATCTTCTCTTTCTTTCAGTTTTCTGCACTGAAAAATGTTAACGCTTTAACTCTGTTTTT
The genomic region above belongs to Coprothermobacter proteolyticus DSM 5265 and contains:
- a CDS encoding NYN domain-containing protein; the encoded protein is MQPCKHFAIFLDLENLAKSLEKYDKTPQELLQKILDTFVSMGKIDVARVYTGWGVFASLIPFAVDMGYEVVFVYAHRSGSVVKNMADMQITVDALKLGYERDSIDAFVFVSADRDFIPVIKALQGLGKEVVVIGDEQITSEALKNTADAFVSLNELAGGLKSLSKNRAGKDFEKFFKTIGGIIKFVDFMNYELSPSILKELLTMVMPDFTEHDWGYPNFKALVKDLEKRGLVEIVDSSKMKMVPTARIKEYDFVVPELDIQRVKERISSETSFSKLVEELRNIEKQGIRGGKDYWEALIRLGNDLGWWEVKLGGAEVEKSE
- a CDS encoding YibE/F family protein, which produces MSRLMPWIKRIIAIVLIVLLWQAPSFSMSGSITGDEQQEAFYRGSVEAVEQVLPQESSTIQLVSVKISEGPLKGQVIYAQNIYESSMYGSFLVSPGDKVFVYVIMDNGKVTDAYIQDLDRLSGTISTVLIFSLIVLLIAHLKGLDALLGLFLTGLFMWKMSIPMIAHGENPLAVGILTVIVGTVATITLVMDSLDKIMLSSAGTVLGVVSAYVFGLVAAKMTSIHGITSEIFSFFQFSALKNVNALTLFFSAIMIAALGAVMDVAVSIVSAARELKLQNPDIKFLALFSSLTRIGRDMIGTMVNTLIFAYAGSELGLLVYLYSSGENTAFKYITGEFFVGDVVRALSASAGLILTIPLTALMASLFYAKHKGVGREKFKHVD